The DNA region AGCGGGTTGGCAAGGATATGCACGAAGCCGACGCCGCTCTTTACACCAATGAAATAGACCTGGCCTATGAAGCAATACAAAACGGTAAAATAACCCACTTGCGGGAATATTCTCCGGTGCTAAAAATTAACCTGCGCATGGTCCTTTGTCCTATAGCTATTGGTACTTCCGAAAATCCCTGGACCATCATGATGTCAGTTTCTGAAGAGACTATACTGGCCGACATCAGACAGATGACGCTTTTTACCATTCTTATCGCAGGAATTTTTATAGTGGTATCGGCAGTTGGTATCTATTTTGTGGCCTCAGGCGTAACAAAACCCATTGTAAAAATTTCCGCTATGCTTAAGGATATTTCCGAAGGTGAAGGGGATCTTACCAAACGGCTCAATGTGGCAAGCAACGATGAAATCGGCGCCATGGCTCACTTTTTTAACCTGACCTTGGACAAGATAAAAAATCTGGTAATCACCATTAAGAACCAGACCACTGCCCTTTCCTCCATCGGTACGGACCTCGCTTCCAATATGACCGAGACTGCGGCAGCGGTTAACCAGATTACTGCCAACATCGAAAGTATCAAGGGGCAAGTCATTAACCAGTCCGCCAGTGTGGTCCAAACCGGCTCTACCATGAGTCAAGTAACAACGAACATTGACAAGCTGAACAACCATGTGGAGGACCAGTCCGCCAGCGTATCCCAGTCTTCTTCGGCTATTGAGGAAATGCTTGCCAATATCTCAAGCGTCACCCAAACCCTGATCAGGAATGCGGAAAATGTGCAGCACCTTGCGGAATCCTCACAGCTGGGCAGGAACGCGGTGCAGACCGTTTCCATGGACATACAGGAGATTGCCAAGGAATCCATGGGCCTGTCGCAGATTAACGCTGTGATGAAGGACATATCGGCCCAGACCAATCTTCTTTCCATGAACGCCGCCATTGAGGCTGCCCATGCGGGAACTGCGGGAAAGGGTTTTGCGGTGGTAGCCGATGAGATCCGCAAACTTGCGGAATCTTCCTCCAATCAGTCAAAAACCATATCCGAAGTTCTGGTAAAGATAAAAGAAGGGATTGAAAAGATCGTCGGTTCTACAAATATGGCGTTAAACAAATTTGAAGCTATTGATATGGAAGTCAAAACTGTATCGGATCAGACTTCGAACATCAAAGATGCCATGGAAGAACAGCAAACCGGAAGCCGGCAGATCCTGGAAGCCGTCGGCCAACTGAACGAAATTACCCTGATGGTGAAGAACGGTTCCATGGAAATGCTTGAGGGCAGCAAGGAAGTTATAAGCGAAAGCGAAAACCTGGGGCGGGTAACCGAAGAAATCTCCAACGGGATGACTGAGATGGCCGCAGGGGCAAACCAGATTAACGTAGCCGTGCACCGGGTCAATGAAATCAGCGTGGACAACCGTGAGCAAATCAACACCCTGGTTGCAGAAGTGGAGAAGTTTAAAGTCGCTTGAAAAATGGATATTATTGGGTTAGGGAGAACCCAAAACAAAATGGAAAACATACGAAAAAAAATTGTTTTAGTGGATGACAATATCACTACCTTGACTCTGGGCAGTTTTACCTTGGGAGAAAAGTACGATATTTTTACCGTTCCTTCGGGAGAGAAACTTTTTATGCTCTTGAAAAGGGTATTCCCGGATTTAATTCTCCTGGATATTGATATGCCCGGAATGGACGGCTATGAGGTAATAAAAAGGCTCAAGGCCGATACCATTACTACGGACATACCGGTTATTTTTCTTACCGGCAAAAATGACACCGGAAGTGAGCTGGAAGGCCTGACCCTGGGGGCCATCGACTATATCTCCAAGCCCCTGTCCCCTCCCCTGTTGCTCAAACGGATTGAGCTCCACCTTTTGGTAGAATCCCAGAAGAAGGAACTTTTGTTCTACAACAGCAGTCTTACGAAAACGGTCCTGGATATGCAGAACTCAGTGTTAAAAACCGTGGCGGATTTGGTGGAAAGCCGGGACGAGATCACCGGGGGCCATGTGGAACGGACCCGGATGTATCTGGAAATTCTCCTTGACGCGCTGATAGCTCAGAAGATTCACCTGGAGGAAATTCAATCCTGGGACCGGGATTTTCTGCTCCAGTCTTCCCAACTGCATGATTTGGGCAAGATCCACATCAAGGACGATATTCTGCTCAAACCGGGAAAGCTCACGGATGATGAATTCAACACAATGAAAAACCACACCCTGTTCGGGGTAAAGATCATCGACGAAATTGAGCGGCATACCCCGGAAAACAGTTTTCTTGAGCACGCCAAGATCTTTGCCGGAACCCACCACGAGAAATGGGACGGAACCGGATACCCCTACGGCTTGTTGGGAGAAAACATCCCCCTCCAGGGCCGTCTTATGGCAATAGCGGATGTGTATGACGCCCTCATTTCCACCAGGCCCTATAAGGCGCCGCTTACCCATGAGGAAGCCGCAAACATTATTATGAAGGGCACAGGTACCCACTTTGATCCGGTCCTGACGGAGCTATTTGCCGGTGTCTCAGGCGAGTTCAGCGAAATAAGCCAGAGCTGGAAAAAGGAGGGCCGCCCGGAAATAGCGGACTATACCGCAGTGGTATAGTCGAGGGGTAAGAACCCAGGAGCGCAGCTTGCTCCTGGGTTCTTCATTGCCCAGGGACTAGTATATCTTCCCCCCCCAATACAGGGGGCTTGAAACTTCCGCTATGGGCGGAAGCTTAACGTCTTTAAACGCCCATTTTATATATTCAGGAACCCCGGTGCGGTCTACGATGTAACCGATGTGTTCTTTGCCCCCCGGCGCCTGGGGGTTTATATACTGTTTTACATAGTCATAGGTATTAAGAATAATTTTAATGATACTGTCCTCGTCTATCCATTTTACAAAATCAATACCCAGCCGGGGATTCCGCTTTCCCGAGCGGCCTAAAAGGGTAAGGCGGTAATACTTCTGTTCGCTCCGGGTCCAGGCCGACATGGGGCAATTAAGTACACATTCACCGCAGCCGATACATTTTTCGCTATTCCGGCTGGGGCGGTAGTTTTGTTCGCTTAGGGCTTCCACGGATTTATTCTTGCACGCCCTGATACAGCCCCGGCAGCTAACGCAGCGCTCTTTTTCAAACCGGGGTTCGGTCATACCAATGATACCAAAATCATGCATACGCACCTTAGCACAATCATTCGGGCAGCCTGTGAGGGCAATCTTAAAATGAAGATCGTTGGGGAATACCGCTTTTTCGATACGCTGGGCAAAGGAAGTGGTGTCATAACAGGCAAAGGGGCAAACCCGGTTTCCGATACAGGCAACAATATTCCTGGTTCCCGATGACGGATAGCCTTCACCGGGTTTTTCCTGGTTTATATCAAGCCCGCTTATAAGAGGCTGCAACAGCTCATTAACCCTGGCCATCTGATCAAAAGGTATGCCGGGGATTTCAAAGCCCTGCCGGTTGGTAATATGCACCGTGCCATTCCCGTATGTTTCGGCAATATCCTGAAGCGCCAAAAGGTATTTAGCCTCTAAATGCCCGCCCGGGACCCTGATGCGGATGGCTGTAAAATCTCGCACTTTTGTTACCCGGAAAGCGTTCTTCTTTAGTTTCTTTGTATTTACATCCATGATAATCTCCCTAATCAATTAAATGGCGGCCGCGAGAAAAATTAAATACCGGACCGTCAAGGCAAATATACACCTCGTTTACTTTGCAGTGCCCGCATTTCCCAATACCGCAGCACATCCTGCGTTCCTGGGAAATCCAAATATTGCTTTCCTTAAAACCGCGTTCAATTAAGCCCTTTGTACTAAAGCGCATCATGGGCGGCGGTCCCACGACAATAGCAGCGGCAGTGTTCAAATCCTGTATATCGAGTTTTGGTATATACTCGGTTACCAGTCCCACAGGATAGCCTCCATTACCCTCATCCTTATCTACGGTTAAAATAACGGCTGCCCTTTTTTTCCAAGCCTCAAAATCTTTTCTAAAGAGAATGTCCTCCGGTGTTTTGAAACCCGCTATAACGGTAAGCTTCTTTGCGTCGCTATTTTGGGACGCAAAATGGGTGATGACGCCGCGAACCGGAGAAACCCCGGTCCCCCCGGCAATAACAACCAGTTCCCGGCCGGCATAATCGCCAACCGCAAAACCGTTGCCGTAGGGCCCGCGCATAAAAAGCGCACCCCCTGGCCGGCGGGTAAATAGTTCACCAGTAACATTGCCAACCCGCCGTATGGTAAGGTCCACGCTGCCTGAATCAATGCCGCTTACGGAAATCGGCGCTTCCCCAAACCCGGGAATGGAAACTTCAAAAAATTGCCCGGGCAGCACTGCGCCGTTATAGGCCATTTTGAAGGTGTATTCCAGCTTGGTATGGCGAATGATATCAATTACTTCGGAACGGAAAGGTAAGTAGTTATTCTCCTCCATTTTGTGTTACCTCCCCGCTTAACCTGTTGATAATAGTTGAAAAGGATATGTATTCGGGACAAATATCGTCGCACCTGCCACAGCCGACGCACATGGTATACCCGAAACGTTGCTTAAAATCCAAAACCTTATGCAGCGCCTTAAAACGCATACGCTCGCCGTTCTTTTTCCGGTAAGCCCCGCCTCCCGCCACATCGGTAAAGCCGTCTACCATACATGAAGCCCACACGCGCCGCCGCTCCCCGGCGCGACCGTTGTCAGAATAGAACAGATCCTGCATGGTGTAGCAGGTACAGGTAGGGCAGGAAAAGTTACAGCGCCCGCAATTAATACAGCGCCCATCATATTCGGCCCAAAACCCAAGGGCTGTTGCCTGAGCGGCGCTGAGCTGTTCCGGCACTGAAACCCTTGTTTTTGTTTCGACAACAAATGACGGCGTTACGGGCAGCACTTTTTGCGCAGCTTCTTTGAAAAAACAATCCCACTCATGGTTTTTGCAATCAATACAAACAGTGTTTTCCCCATCAATTTCCACACTCGCATCGTAGCTCTCTGTTTTATTGGACTGCATATCCACACAGAAACAGCTAGCAAAGGGTTCTTTACAGGGCAGCAGTACAAATTTGATTTTATCCCGCACCCGTTTGTAGTAATAGTCAGCTTCGCTGTTGTTTAAATAAATTTCGTCAAGCCGCTTTAGCGCGTGGATATCGCAGGAGCGCAGGAACACAATGGCGCCTTTTTGCCCCGCAAGGGGACTATCAGCTTCCTTTACTGCATCTTCGGTAAAGAAAAACAGGGTTTGGCTTATGGGCATAAAGGTTTCTTTGAACGAATTTGATGATTTGGCATCAAAGGCTATTTCATCAACAGAGTTTACCCTGCCATAGCGGACCAGCGGCAAATCGGAAAACTTGTTCCCGTTCTCAAAAATTTTTGGTGCAAAAATCATGTATTCCTTCGACAATGCCGAAAGGATTTTGTTTAGCCCCTCTTTTGACAGTATATACCCCATGTTTACTCCTTTTGATTCACCATACCATCAAAAAAAGAAGCGCACCGT from Treponema primitia ZAS-2 includes:
- a CDS encoding methyl-accepting chemotaxis protein, which translates into the protein MKLKIRLSIIVIAVLVAVVATISIVLLNKATATQMATALKSTERLAAEQAKDIQRREEIYLQTAKTLANIMGDYKSVDPSVRRTRYNETMEAILEANPNFIGIYSVWKPNALDGMDAEFAGQAGYTDRGQYAAWYSRASGEIEYKTWKNYRSVTMIATEEVHEPEAQIVNGKTAYTFNISVPVIAQGSNEVVGVVGINVIIDGLQGYVENIIKNNHEIDVMSVYSKNGTVLASIVPERVGKDMHEADAALYTNEIDLAYEAIQNGKITHLREYSPVLKINLRMVLCPIAIGTSENPWTIMMSVSEETILADIRQMTLFTILIAGIFIVVSAVGIYFVASGVTKPIVKISAMLKDISEGEGDLTKRLNVASNDEIGAMAHFFNLTLDKIKNLVITIKNQTTALSSIGTDLASNMTETAAAVNQITANIESIKGQVINQSASVVQTGSTMSQVTTNIDKLNNHVEDQSASVSQSSSAIEEMLANISSVTQTLIRNAENVQHLAESSQLGRNAVQTVSMDIQEIAKESMGLSQINAVMKDISAQTNLLSMNAAIEAAHAGTAGKGFAVVADEIRKLAESSSNQSKTISEVLVKIKEGIEKIVGSTNMALNKFEAIDMEVKTVSDQTSNIKDAMEEQQTGSRQILEAVGQLNEITLMVKNGSMEMLEGSKEVISESENLGRVTEEISNGMTEMAAGANQINVAVHRVNEISVDNREQINTLVAEVEKFKVA
- a CDS encoding HD domain-containing phosphohydrolase, which gives rise to MENIRKKIVLVDDNITTLTLGSFTLGEKYDIFTVPSGEKLFMLLKRVFPDLILLDIDMPGMDGYEVIKRLKADTITTDIPVIFLTGKNDTGSELEGLTLGAIDYISKPLSPPLLLKRIELHLLVESQKKELLFYNSSLTKTVLDMQNSVLKTVADLVESRDEITGGHVERTRMYLEILLDALIAQKIHLEEIQSWDRDFLLQSSQLHDLGKIHIKDDILLKPGKLTDDEFNTMKNHTLFGVKIIDEIERHTPENSFLEHAKIFAGTHHEKWDGTGYPYGLLGENIPLQGRLMAIADVYDALISTRPYKAPLTHEEAANIIMKGTGTHFDPVLTELFAGVSGEFSEISQSWKKEGRPEIADYTAVV
- the asrC gene encoding sulfite reductase subunit C, with product MDVNTKKLKKNAFRVTKVRDFTAIRIRVPGGHLEAKYLLALQDIAETYGNGTVHITNRQGFEIPGIPFDQMARVNELLQPLISGLDINQEKPGEGYPSSGTRNIVACIGNRVCPFACYDTTSFAQRIEKAVFPNDLHFKIALTGCPNDCAKVRMHDFGIIGMTEPRFEKERCVSCRGCIRACKNKSVEALSEQNYRPSRNSEKCIGCGECVLNCPMSAWTRSEQKYYRLTLLGRSGKRNPRLGIDFVKWIDEDSIIKIILNTYDYVKQYINPQAPGGKEHIGYIVDRTGVPEYIKWAFKDVKLPPIAEVSSPLYWGGKIY
- the asrB gene encoding anaerobic sulfite reductase subunit AsrB, which encodes MEENNYLPFRSEVIDIIRHTKLEYTFKMAYNGAVLPGQFFEVSIPGFGEAPISVSGIDSGSVDLTIRRVGNVTGELFTRRPGGALFMRGPYGNGFAVGDYAGRELVVIAGGTGVSPVRGVITHFASQNSDAKKLTVIAGFKTPEDILFRKDFEAWKKRAAVILTVDKDEGNGGYPVGLVTEYIPKLDIQDLNTAAAIVVGPPPMMRFSTKGLIERGFKESNIWISQERRMCCGIGKCGHCKVNEVYICLDGPVFNFSRGRHLID
- the asrA gene encoding anaerobic sulfite reductase subunit AsrA — encoded protein: MGYILSKEGLNKILSALSKEYMIFAPKIFENGNKFSDLPLVRYGRVNSVDEIAFDAKSSNSFKETFMPISQTLFFFTEDAVKEADSPLAGQKGAIVFLRSCDIHALKRLDEIYLNNSEADYYYKRVRDKIKFVLLPCKEPFASCFCVDMQSNKTESYDASVEIDGENTVCIDCKNHEWDCFFKEAAQKVLPVTPSFVVETKTRVSVPEQLSAAQATALGFWAEYDGRCINCGRCNFSCPTCTCYTMQDLFYSDNGRAGERRRVWASCMVDGFTDVAGGGAYRKKNGERMRFKALHKVLDFKQRFGYTMCVGCGRCDDICPEYISFSTIINRLSGEVTQNGGE